The genomic region GGACGAACTCGGTGAGCCCCCAGTCGCGGGCGAGCGCGAGCTGCCGCTTGCGGGACCGACCTTGGATGTCGAGCCAGTCCTCCCGTCGCACCCACCCCTCCCGTTCGGGGGAGGTGGCGGGGAGGAGGCGACCGGACAGGGGGCGGACGAGCCTGTCCCCGACGCCCGATTCGCGGGCCACGAGGTCGAGCGCCCGGCGGTGCTGGGACATCGGGCGCTGCCCGAGGACCTCCCCCGTGACCACAAAGTCCGCTCCCTCCTCCTCCATCACCCTCCCCGCCGTGCGCACCATGAGGATCCGGCAGTCCAGGCACGGGTTCATCCCCGATCCATATCCGAACTTCGGATCCCGGACGACGGCGAGGAACTCCTCCCCCACATCGAGGAGCCGGAGGGGGATCCCCAGCCGCTGGGCAAGGGCGAGGGCCGTATCACACCGTCCCTCCCCGACACAGAACCCGGTGGCGAGGTTGACCCCCACCACGTCGAACCCCAGGCGGAGGGTGAGTGCGCACGCCAACGCCGAATCGAGCCCCCCCGACAGGAGGGCGACCGCCTTCTTGGCCATGGGCCTATCATAGGGGGAGGAGCCGCCTCCCCTCCACAAGATCTCCACAATCGGTACATCGGTCGTACAATGCGATGCGGGTAAGTTCAGGCCGGAGGTGGATGCATATGAAGAAATCGTGGCGCGTGTCGGCGCTGGCCCTCCTGATCGGGCTAGCGGTGGTGGTACCGTCGGTCCAGTTCATCCTCGGGGGCGGGGACACCGGGGTGGCGACCGCTCAGCTCGCCCCCCTCGTCCACGCCCAGACTGTACAGGAAGAGATCGCGGCATCGGGACAAGCCGCGGTCAAGGCGGCGATCAACGCGGTCGCCCCGGGCGTGGTCAAGGTCGAGGTGGTGAAGAAGTCGGCCAGTCTGTGGGACACGTTCCTCGATGATCCCTTCCTGCGCCGGTTCTTCGACCTCTCGCCGCTCGAGGAACAGGAGGTGACCTCGGTCGGGTCGGGGTTCGTCGTCGAGTACGGCGGCGTGAGGTACGTGCTCACCAATGCCCACGTGGTGGAGGGTGCGGTCTCGATCCGCGTCACCGCGAAGACGGGGAAAGAGCTCGCGGCTGAGGTGGTGGGCACGGACGCCCTCCTCGACCTCGCCGTGCTCGCGATTGAGGACTCGTTGGATATCCCGGCGGTGAGCCTCGGGGACTCCGACCTCCTCGAGATCGGGGACTGGGTGATCGCGATTGGGAACCCGCTCGGGCTCTCCCACACCGTGACCCTGGGGATCGTGTCCGCCCTCGGACGTGACGTCCCCCGGCCGGACGGGAGCGGGTACTACCGGCGGATGATCCAGACCGATGCCGCGATCAACCCCGGCAATTCCGGCGGGCCGCTCGTGAACGCGTTCGGCCAGGTGGTGGGGATGAACACGATCATCGCCCGCAGCACGGACAGCGGCGTGGCGGTGGAGGGGATCAACTTCGCCGTCCCGATCAACGAGATCGTGCAGGCGCTTTCCCAGATCGCCGCGCAAGGGAGGGTTGTTCGGGCGTGGCTCGGCGTGTACATCCAGGACATCCCTGCGGGGATGGAGACGCGATTCGGCGTCAGCGCAGGCCAGGGCGTGCTCGTGTCGGACGTCGTCCCCGGTGGCCCGGCCGCCCAGGCTGGCATTAAGGCGGGCGACGTGATCACCGCCATCGCGGGCCGGGCGGTGGGCACGAGCAATGACCTACAACTGGAGGTCATGTACCGCGCGGTCGGAGAGAAGGTGACCGTGTCGATCCTCCGGGACGGGAAGCCGATCTCGGTGGACGTCGTCCTCGGCGAGCGCCCGGAGGAGGTGGCCTCTTCCTCCCCAGCTGCCGAGCCGGAGCAGGGGCAGGAGAAGTTCGGGCTCACCGTGCAGGCGATCACGCCCGAGCTCGCCGCCCGGTACAGCCTCCGCCAGACGACGGGCGTGGTCGTGACCAAGGTGGCCTCCGGCTCGCGAGCGTACTGGGCGGGGATCGAGGTCGGGGATGTGATCGTGGAGGTCAACCGCGAGCCCGTGGAGTCGATCAGCGACTGGGACAGGATTGTGGCCGGAATCGGCGATCGCGATGAGGTCCTCCTCACCGTGGTGAGCGGCGACTTCACGCGGTTCGTCTTCCTGCGCTAGAGGCCATGGGGTAACATAGGGGTGGCGGAGAGTAGCGCAGGTTGGTCAGCGCGCATGGTTCGGGACCATGAGGTCGGCGGTTCAAATCCGCCCTCTCCGACCACACGGGGCCTTCCGCGGCCCCGTTGTGCTGGGTGGGGAGGACCGATGAAGGTCTACGTGAGCGCCGACATTGAAGGGATCGCCGGTGTCACCCACTGGGACGAGACGGAGATCGGGAAGCCAGGGTACGAGGCATCCCGCCGGCAGATGGCCGCCGAGGTGCGGGCGGCGTGCGAGGGCGCGGCGCAGGCCGGGGCGCGAGAGATCCTCGTCAAGGACGCCCATGACACCGGCCGCAACCTCACTCCGGCGGACCTGCCCCCTGGGACGGAGCTCCACCGTGGGTGGGCCTCCCATCCCCTCGCGATGGTCGAGGGACTGGATCCCTCGTTCGCCGGCCTCCTCCTCGTGGGATACCACGCCCCGGCGGGGTCGGTGGGAAGCCCGCTCGCGCACACCCTGTCCCCCCAGCTCCACGCCGTAACGATCAACGACCGTCCTGCCTCAGAGCTCCTCCTCGTCGTCCACAGCGCGGCCTACGTTGGCGTTCCGCTCCTGTTCGTATCCGGGGACGCGGAGACCTGCGCCGAGGCCCAGCGCCTGAACCCGCACATCGTCACCACCGCCGTCAAGCGGGGCGTGGGCGGGGCGACGGTGAGCGTGGACGCGGGCCGGGCTGTGGAAGGGATCCGCACCGGGGTGACCGCCGCCCTCACCGGAGATCCCGCACGGTGCCTGATCGCTCTTCCGGAGCGGTTCTCGGTTGGGATAACCTACCGGGATCACCCACCGGCGTACCGGGCGTCGTTCTACCCGGGGGCGTCGCTCACCGGACCGCGGTCGGTGGGGTTCTCCGCGAGCGATTTCCTCGACGTGCTGCGGTTCCTCATGTTCGTGGCGTAGACCTCGCGCTCGGCGAGGCGTCGTTGACGATGCCGGAGGGCGGCCATAGAATCCTTTCCGGTCGTCGGCACGCGGGTATAGCTCAATGGTAGAGCCCTGGCCTTCCAAGCCAGAAACGCGGGTTCGATTCCCGCTACCCGCTGAGAGGACAGTCGCTAAAGGCTGTGTTCGTGCGCCCGTAGCTCAGTTGGACCAGAGCAGCGGCCTTCTAAGCCGCAGGCCGGGGGTTCGATTCCTCCCGGGCGCGCCACACGAACAGTCGTGAGCAAGTCCTAAACTGAACCACCTCGATGGGGAGCGTAGCTCAGTTGGCAGAGCACCGCGCTGTGGCCGCGGCGGTCGCGGGTTCAAGTCCCGTCGCTCCTCCCAGGGTGGACCGTCCCACGCCGGCGGACAGGGTGGGGGCGGCATGATCGCGCCCGTAGCTCAACGGACCAGAGCATCGGCCTTCGGAGCCGAGGGTTGGGGGTTCAAGTCCTCCCGGGCGCACACCACTTCGCTTTACCCTTGCGGGGCTTCCAGATCCCCTGGCGCGGCAGGGGCCAAACCGCGAACTTGCCCTCCCAAGTGGAGGCTGTAGAATGGGAAACGTGCGAACGAACGCTCGTTCGGAGCTCGGGACCGTTCCCTTGCACCCGGAGGAAGGAGCACCCGCCGCTGGGCCGGGAGGGGAGCCTGAATGCCCACCGGAAGGGGTCGCCACCCCGCTGCCCCACCGCACCGTCGGGTAGCCCCAGACGGAGTCCGGCGGGGGCACGATGTCGTGGGCAAGGGGGAGGCGGGTGCGCTAGCGAAGCGGCCCTCCGCTCAAGGCCCAGACGAGCTGGCGAACCTGGTCTGGAGAGCTCTGCGTGCGGAAGGAGGTACCTGATGAAAAGGTTGCTATTGGCCCTGGCAGTGGCTTCGGCGATGTGCGCAGTCGCCACAGGCCAGGTGCGGCTCCTCATCGTGGACGAGACGGAGACGATCGAGGAATCCATGCGCATTGAGGTCCTCGCCCGGAGGCTCGTGGCCACCGGCGCGTTCGTCGTCCGGGCGACCCAGACGATGCCGACCGCCCCGTGGAACGGGGGCGAGTTCGACCTCGTTTTGGTGATCCCCGCGCGGAGCCGGTTCGTGTGGCTGTGCGCCCCGGTTGTGGTACCGGTCCAGCCACCCCCGGCTGGGCTCCCTTCCCTGCCGGACGTGCTCGAGCTCGCGTTCGGTGGTACCCGGGAGGTCCGCACTCCCGCCGACGACCTCTACCCCCTTCTCCTCTCCAGCCTCTTCGCGCGGATTGGGGTTTTCGGGGGAGATGATGGGGCCATGCGATGAGAAGGCTGATGGGTTGGATCGTGGATCACCCATGGTGGGTCATCGCCCTGACCGGGGCAGTTACTCTCCTGTTCGCGGCGTTCATCCCCGGGATCAAGACCGAACAGGACTTCCGGGAATACCTGCCTAGGGACGACCCCGCCGTCCAGGCACTGGAGGAGGCGGAGGAGCGCTACGGCGCCCAGATCTTCTCCTTGATCGCCTTCGAGGCCGACGACACGGTGTTCCAGGTCTCCACCCTCGAAAAGATCAAGGACCTCGAGGACCGGATCGCCGAGATCCCGGGGGTGGAGGAAGTCCAGAGCCTGCTCACCGCTCAGATCATCACCGGGACCGAGGCGGCCATCACCGTGGGCCCCGCGGCCCCGGGCGGACGGGTCCCGGAGTCCCCAGAAGAGCTCTCGGCCTATCGCGACCGGGTCATGGGGAGCCGCCAGCTCAGGGGGATGTTCGTATCCGAGGACGGCCAAGCGGCGGCGATCATGTTCAAACTTGACCCCCGGCTCTCCACCGTGGAGACGGAGGAGATCGCCCGCAAGGTGGAAGTCATGGCCCGGGAGTACGAAGGCCCGGAGCGGATCTACCTCGCTGGGGGGATGTTCGAGGCCCTGGAGGCCCAGCGGATGATGACGCGCGACCTCAAGGTTCTGTTGCCCGTCGCCGTCGTGATGATCGTGGTGGTCCTCTACCTCAGCTTCCGCAGCCTGCGCGGGGTGGTGATCCCCCTCGTGGTGGTGTGCCTGGGGGTGATCTGGACGGTGGGGGCGATGGCCATAGCCGGCGTCCCGTTCACCGTGATCTCCATCATCATCCCCGTGATCCTCCTTGCCATGGGCACCGCCGATGGGATCCACATCGTGAATCGCTACTACGAGGTGGCAGCCCGGGGGCTCCCCAAGCGGGAGGTGGTGCTCGCGACCATGAGCGAGATGACTTCTCCTGTGGTGATGACCTCCCTCACCACCATCGCCGGATTCCTCTCGCTCCTCGCCACGTTCCTCGTCCCGCAGCGGCAGTTCGGCGTGTTCACCGCCGTGGGGATGGCCGCTGAGCTCATCCTATCGTTGACCCTGATCCCGGCCCTCCTTTCCTTGCTCCGCCTCCCGGCGACGGGAACGAAGGAACAGCAGCTGGAACATGGCCTCCTCTCCCGCGGGCTCGCCCGGTTGGGGAGCGGCGTCGTCCGCCACCGGGCGTGGGTGCTCGCGACCGCGGTCGTACTGGTGGCCATCTCCCTGGTCGGGGTGCCCCGGCTGCGGCTCGAGACCGAGCTATCCCAGTACATCGGCGAAGACAGCCCCATTGCCCAGACGATGCAGGTGATGGATGACCGGTTCGGGGGAGCGATGCAGCTCGCCATCGAGATCGACACCGGCCGGCGCGATGGGCTGAAGGACCCAGAGGTGCTCGCCAGGATCGCCGCGCTCGAGGGGTTTCTGGAGGCGGAACCCGCGATCAGCACCACGAGCTCCATCGCGGACATGGTGCGGGAGATGAACCAGAAGTTCCACGGGGACGACCCCGCCTACTACGTGATCCCTGAGGACGGGCGGCTAGTGTCCCAGCTTCTGTTCCTGTTCACCTTCCAAGGTGGGTCCTTGGGGAGCATGGCCCTCGGGGATTTCTCTGCCGGAGAGGTGTTCGCCCGGGTCAAGGGCATCGACTCCACGCAGGAGATCGAGGACCTCATGGAGAGAGTCCAGGCCTATCTGGATGAAAACTTCAATGCCCACGGCATTCGGGCGCAGGAGGTCGGCATCGCCCAGGTCTCCATCTCCCTCCTCAACCGCCTGGTGGCGAGCCAGGCCACGAGCCTAGGAACGAGCATGGTCGCCGTATGGGCGATCGTCGCGCTGTTGATGAGGTCGCTTTTGGCGGGGCTGATCAGCCTGATCCCGCTCGTGATCACGGTGGCGTTGAACTTCGGGTTCATGGCCTACACTGGCCGGCCGCTGGACATCGCGACGATGATGATCGGGTCCATCGTGATCGGGGTGGGGATCGACTACGCCATTCATTTCCAGTCCCGGTTCCGGCTTGAGTACGCCCGGACCAAGAACCCCAATCCCGGTCGGGCCATCGAGCAGACGATGCGCACCTCCGGCCGGGGGATCGTGTACAACGCCGTCACCGTCGGCCTCGGGTTCGCCGTGCTCGTCTTCTCCACGCTGAAGGGGACGGCCATCTTCGGGTCGCTCATCGCCACGGCGATGGGGTTGTCCGCCCTCGCTGCCCTCACCGTCATCCCCGCTCTGTTGGCGACCCTGCGGCCGCAGTCTATCACGAGGGGCAAGGGCGGTCCCAAGCGTTCGAACCGAAAGAACAAGGTTAAAGGAAAAGGAGGTAAACGATGAGGAAGCTTGTGCGTGGAGCAGCGGTGTTCGGGGCGTGCGTTCTCCTCGGGGCGATGGCCATCGCCCAGGGGGAGCTCACGGGCAACGATATCTTGGATCGGATGCGGGAGAAGGGGGTCCTGTTCCTCCAGGAGGGGGACCTCATCTTCCAGGCCCGGTTTGACCTCGTGTTCGCTGATGGCACGCAGGGACAGAACGAGTTCGAGATCTTCATCTCCCAGGGCGACGAGGCCACGGGGGAGCCCGATCGGCTCTTGATCTATTACCTAACGCCGGAGGACATCGCCGGGACCATCTTCCTGTCGGTGATCCCGCCGGAGGGGGATGCCCGGATGTGGCTGTACCTCCCGGCGTTGGGCTTCGTCAAGGAGCTCATCTCGGAGTCCGAACAAGCTCAGTCCTTCGCCGGGACCACCCTCACCTACGAGCAGATCGGTGGCGCAGTCGACTACTCCGCGGACTACACGGCCACCCGCCTCGCCGATTCATCCGTCTCCGTGACTGTGGATGGGGCCTCGAGCGAGCGGTCGGTGTACGTGCTCGAGATCTCCGCCAAGCCGGGGGCCACGGTGGACTACCCCAAGGGGAAGCTGTGGGTGGATGTGGAGGAGCTGACCCCGGTGCGGTCCGAGTTCTACGACAAGCTCGGCCGGCTCGAGATCGTGCTGGAGATCCTGAGGTTGGAGACGTTCGAGGACGATCTGGTGCCGACCCTGATCAAGGCGTGCAACCAGAAGGACGCGACCTGCACAACGATCGAGGTGCTGGCGAAGCAGCGGGCCGCACTGCCGGCGGAGATCTTCACCCCGGCGGCGCTACCCACCTTCACCCCCGACGCCTATCGGTAAAGGGGACGTGCTCCCGCGCGAAACGCCGGCTCAGGGGCGTTCATCGCGCTTGGGAAGTGGAGGCGGCCCCCGGGCCTGGCCGCCAGGCGGGCCACGGTAGGATGGGGGTGACGGGATGGCGTGGGTTGCGTTTGCCCTGTCGCTAGCCGTCCTCCTCCTCCTCGCCCGGTGGAGCCTATGGGGGGCGATGATGGTGGGGGCGCTCATCCTGGGGGGGCTGACCCTCCCATTGGGCGAGGTGGGAATGGCCTTCGCCTCGGTGTGGGTCAGTCCGAGCGTGCTCCTCCTGGCGCTGGCGATGACGCTGATCCCCCTCATCGGCGGGGCGTTGGTCGCGAGCAAGCGCATGGACCGCCTTCTCGCCGGACTGCCCGGAGGCCGGCGGACCGTCTATGCCCTCGGCCCCGCGATCCTGGGGATGCTCCCCATGCCCGGCGGGGCGCTCCTTTCGGCACCGCTCGTCGAGCGGGCCGGCGGAGCCCCGCCCGACGTCCGTGCCGCCGCCAACGTGTGGTTTCGCCACACCCTGCACTCGATTTACCCCCTGTCCCCCGCCCTCATCACCGGGGCAACCCTGGCGGGCCTCGATGTGTGGGGTGTGATCCCCTACCAGCTCCCGGCGGTGCTCATCCTCGTCGCCCTCGGGTACGCGGCGTTCCTGCGCCGGGTGTCAGGCCCGGTCGAGCTCGACGGGCCCCGGTCAAGGCGGAACCTGGTCGTCCCCCTGGGGATCCTCCTCGTGGCCCCCGTTCTCGATCTCGTGCTGAAGCGGGTGGCCCCGATCCCCGTCCCCGAGCTCGCCACGTTCCTCGGGGTCACGGCGAGCCTGATCCTCGCCACGGTGGGCACGGTCTCCTGGTCGGACCTCATCGCGATGGTCCGCCGGGAGAGGCCGTGGCGGTTCGGGCTGATCGTGATCGGGGTGTTCACCTACCTCGCCGTATTCCAACGCTCCGGGCTGCCGGCGCGGATCGCCGGGCTCGCCCTTCCTCCGGCGGCGCTCTGCGTGGGGGCAGGATGGCTCCTCGGGTTCGCCACCGGTCGCCAGCAGGCGGCGTTGTCCATCGTGATCCCGATCTACACGGGGGCCCAGGGCGCGATGGCCCCGTGGGCATTCGCCGTGACCTACTTCGCCTCGTACCTCGGGTACCTCCTCTCCCCACTTCATCCCTGCCTCACGGTGTCGGCAGAGCACGCCGGCGTTCCCCTCCGGGCAGCGTGGCAGCAGCTCATCGGCCCAACCCTGGTCGCCTTTCTGATCACCGTCGGGGCAAGCCTCATCGTCCTGTAGAAGAGCGAACACTCGGGCACCCGCCGGCGCGTTTCCGATCATCCCGCGGAGGAAGCGGCCCCCTGGCCGACGGCCCCCCTGCCGGATAGGCTTTCCACTGCCACCGTCAGGGTGGACGAGGAGCGATATGCCATGAACAGACTGATCACCGCGGAGTCCGTGGCCGAGGGGCACCCCGACAAGCTTGCGGATCGTGTCTCGGACGCGATCCTCGATGCCGTGCTCGCTCAGGACCCTCAGGGGAGGGTGGCCTGCGAGACCTTCATCACCGAGGGCCTCGTCATCGTGGGCGGCGAGATCGCCTCCACCGCGCACATCGAGCCGGCGATCCTCGCCCGGCGGGTGGTCCGCGACGCGGGGTACGTCAAGCCCGAGTACGGCCTATCGTTCGACGCCTGCGCTGTGGCGACCCTCATCCGCCAGCAGTCGCCGGACATCGCCCAAGCCGTACAGCGGAACGGGGCCGACGACCCCCGCGACCGGATCGGGGCCGGCGACCAGGGAATCATGTTCGGGTACGCTACGAATGAGACTCCGGAGCGGATGCCGCTCCCGATCATGCTCGCCCACAAGCTGGCCCGCCGCCTGGCGGCGGTGCGCAAGGACGGTTCCCTCCTCTACCTGCGCCCGGACGGGAAGACGCAGGTCACGGTGGAATACGAAGGGCATCGCCCGATCCGCGTGCACACGGTGCTCCTCGCGGCCCAACACGCGCCGGAGGCCCTCCTCGACGAACTGCGCGCGGACCTCCGGACGCTCGTCGTGGAACCGGTGCTCGATGGGTGGATGGACGAGAGAACGGACGTGTTCGTGAACACATCGGGGCGGTTCGTGGTCGGGGGCCCGGCGTCGGACACGGGGATGACGGGGCGGAAGATCATCGTGGACACGTACGGCGGGTACGGCTCCCACGGCGGGGGGGCGTTCTCGGGCAAGGACCCCACGAAAGTGGACCGGTCGGGGGCGTACATGGCCCGCTACGTCGCGGTGAACCTCGTCGCGGCCGGGCTCGCCGCGGCGTGCGAGGTGCAGGTGGCGTACGCGATCGGCCGCGCCCACCCCCTCGCCCTGAGCGTCACGGCCGAGCGGCCGACGGTGCCTGCCGCCGCCCTCGACCGCGCGGTGCGGCAGGTGTTCGATTTCCGACCGGCGGCGATCATCGACGCCCTCGACCTGCGGCGGCCGATCTACGAGCCCCTGTCCTGCTACGGCCACTTCGGTCGGCTCGACCTCTCCCCGACCTGGGAGGAGCCGGACCGGGTCGAGGCACTGCGGGCCGCGGCCTAGGGGGACAGAGGATGCGTCTCGTCGCCGACCTTCACCTCCACTCCCGCCACTCGCGGGCCACCAGCCCGGACATGGTCCTCCCCGGCCTCGCGCACTGGGCAAAGCGGAAGGGCATTGACCTCCTCGGCACAGGGGACTTCACCCATCCCGAGTGGTTCCGCGACCTCTCCCGTCACCTCCTCCCCGTGGGGGAGGGCGTATACGCGTATGGGGGGGTCCGGTTCATGTTCACAACCGAGGTCGCCGCCACCTGGACCCATGCCGGCCACATGCGGCGGGTGCACTTCCTGCTCCTCGCCCCCAGCGCGGACGGCGCCGCCCACATCAACCAGGAGCTGGAGAGGATCGGGAACCTCGCCGCCGACGGCCGGCCGATGCTCGGCGTAAGCGGGGAAGCGCTCGCCGCAGCTGTGCTCGGGGCGTGCCCCACCGCCGCCCTGATCCCGGCCCACGCCTGGACGCCCTGGTACTCGATCTTCGGATCCCAGTCGGGGTTCGATTCCCTGGACGACGCGCTCGGGGGAGCCGCAGAACACGTGTGCGCGATCGAGACCGGGCTCTCCTCGAACCCGCCCATGAACTGGCGCGTATCCGCCCTCGATCATCTGGCCCTGGTCTCGTTTTCGGATGCCCATTCTCCATCCCGGCTCGGCCGCGAGGCGTGCGTGTTCGATCTCCCTGAACTCTCCTACCCCGCTCTCGTCGCTGCCCTGCGGACGCGTGATCCCCAGCGCTTCCTGAGTACGCTCGAGTTCTTCCCGGAGGAGGGGAAGTACCACTACGACGGGCACCGCACGTGCGGGGTCGTCCTCTCCCCCACCGAGACGGCCTCCCACCGCGGCCTCTGTCCCGTGTGCGGCCGACCGGTCACGGTGGGGGTGATGCACCGGGTGGAGGACCTCGCTGACCGTCCCTGGGGATACCGTCCCCCTGACGCGATCCCGTACCGATCGCTCGTCCCCCTCGCCGAGGTCCTCGGCCAAGCACTGGGGCAGGGGGCGGATACGAAGGGCGTGACCGCCGCCTACGATGTCCTGGTGGACCGGTTCCAAAGCGAGCTCGCGATCCTCCTCGACCTCCCCCTGGCCGAACTCGGGCGGGGAGCTCCCCCGCGGGTGGTGGAGGCGATCGCCAAGGTTCGAGCCGGGGACCTCGAGATCCGGCCCGGCTACGACGGCCAGTACGGGGAGATCCGCATCCCGCTCCAGGAGGGACCCCACGAATTGCCCCTCTTTTCCTGACCCAAAGCCCCTCCACGGCATCCGCGTCCTCGACCTGTCCCGGATCCTCGCCGGCCCGCTCGCGACGATGTGGATGGCCGACCTCGGGGCAGAGGTGATCAAGGTCGAGCGCCCGGGGACCGGTGACGAGACGCGGCGCTGGGGCCCGCCGTTCGTGGGCGGGGAGTCGGCGTATTTCCT from Candidatus Bipolaricaulis anaerobius harbors:
- a CDS encoding trypsin-like peptidase domain-containing protein, translating into MKKSWRVSALALLIGLAVVVPSVQFILGGGDTGVATAQLAPLVHAQTVQEEIAASGQAAVKAAINAVAPGVVKVEVVKKSASLWDTFLDDPFLRRFFDLSPLEEQEVTSVGSGFVVEYGGVRYVLTNAHVVEGAVSIRVTAKTGKELAAEVVGTDALLDLAVLAIEDSLDIPAVSLGDSDLLEIGDWVIAIGNPLGLSHTVTLGIVSALGRDVPRPDGSGYYRRMIQTDAAINPGNSGGPLVNAFGQVVGMNTIIARSTDSGVAVEGINFAVPINEIVQALSQIAAQGRVVRAWLGVYIQDIPAGMETRFGVSAGQGVLVSDVVPGGPAAQAGIKAGDVITAIAGRAVGTSNDLQLEVMYRAVGEKVTVSILRDGKPISVDVVLGERPEEVASSSPAAEPEQGQEKFGLTVQAITPELAARYSLRQTTGVVVTKVASGSRAYWAGIEVGDVIVEVNREPVESISDWDRIVAGIGDRDEVLLTVVSGDFTRFVFLR
- a CDS encoding M55 family metallopeptidase, which translates into the protein MKVYVSADIEGIAGVTHWDETEIGKPGYEASRRQMAAEVRAACEGAAQAGAREILVKDAHDTGRNLTPADLPPGTELHRGWASHPLAMVEGLDPSFAGLLLVGYHAPAGSVGSPLAHTLSPQLHAVTINDRPASELLLVVHSAAYVGVPLLFVSGDAETCAEAQRLNPHIVTTAVKRGVGGATVSVDAGRAVEGIRTGVTAALTGDPARCLIALPERFSVGITYRDHPPAYRASFYPGASLTGPRSVGFSASDFLDVLRFLMFVA
- a CDS encoding efflux RND transporter permease subunit; amino-acid sequence: MGWIVDHPWWVIALTGAVTLLFAAFIPGIKTEQDFREYLPRDDPAVQALEEAEERYGAQIFSLIAFEADDTVFQVSTLEKIKDLEDRIAEIPGVEEVQSLLTAQIITGTEAAITVGPAAPGGRVPESPEELSAYRDRVMGSRQLRGMFVSEDGQAAAIMFKLDPRLSTVETEEIARKVEVMAREYEGPERIYLAGGMFEALEAQRMMTRDLKVLLPVAVVMIVVVLYLSFRSLRGVVIPLVVVCLGVIWTVGAMAIAGVPFTVISIIIPVILLAMGTADGIHIVNRYYEVAARGLPKREVVLATMSEMTSPVVMTSLTTIAGFLSLLATFLVPQRQFGVFTAVGMAAELILSLTLIPALLSLLRLPATGTKEQQLEHGLLSRGLARLGSGVVRHRAWVLATAVVLVAISLVGVPRLRLETELSQYIGEDSPIAQTMQVMDDRFGGAMQLAIEIDTGRRDGLKDPEVLARIAALEGFLEAEPAISTTSSIADMVREMNQKFHGDDPAYYVIPEDGRLVSQLLFLFTFQGGSLGSMALGDFSAGEVFARVKGIDSTQEIEDLMERVQAYLDENFNAHGIRAQEVGIAQVSISLLNRLVASQATSLGTSMVAVWAIVALLMRSLLAGLISLIPLVITVALNFGFMAYTGRPLDIATMMIGSIVIGVGIDYAIHFQSRFRLEYARTKNPNPGRAIEQTMRTSGRGIVYNAVTVGLGFAVLVFSTLKGTAIFGSLIATAMGLSALAALTVIPALLATLRPQSITRGKGGPKRSNRKNKVKGKGGKR
- a CDS encoding outer membrane lipoprotein-sorting protein; this translates as MRKLVRGAAVFGACVLLGAMAIAQGELTGNDILDRMREKGVLFLQEGDLIFQARFDLVFADGTQGQNEFEIFISQGDEATGEPDRLLIYYLTPEDIAGTIFLSVIPPEGDARMWLYLPALGFVKELISESEQAQSFAGTTLTYEQIGGAVDYSADYTATRLADSSVSVTVDGASSERSVYVLEISAKPGATVDYPKGKLWVDVEELTPVRSEFYDKLGRLEIVLEILRLETFEDDLVPTLIKACNQKDATCTTIEVLAKQRAALPAEIFTPAALPTFTPDAYR
- a CDS encoding DUF401 family protein; this translates as MAWVAFALSLAVLLLLARWSLWGAMMVGALILGGLTLPLGEVGMAFASVWVSPSVLLLALAMTLIPLIGGALVASKRMDRLLAGLPGGRRTVYALGPAILGMLPMPGGALLSAPLVERAGGAPPDVRAAANVWFRHTLHSIYPLSPALITGATLAGLDVWGVIPYQLPAVLILVALGYAAFLRRVSGPVELDGPRSRRNLVVPLGILLVAPVLDLVLKRVAPIPVPELATFLGVTASLILATVGTVSWSDLIAMVRRERPWRFGLIVIGVFTYLAVFQRSGLPARIAGLALPPAALCVGAGWLLGFATGRQQAALSIVIPIYTGAQGAMAPWAFAVTYFASYLGYLLSPLHPCLTVSAEHAGVPLRAAWQQLIGPTLVAFLITVGASLIVL
- the metK gene encoding methionine adenosyltransferase, coding for MNRLITAESVAEGHPDKLADRVSDAILDAVLAQDPQGRVACETFITEGLVIVGGEIASTAHIEPAILARRVVRDAGYVKPEYGLSFDACAVATLIRQQSPDIAQAVQRNGADDPRDRIGAGDQGIMFGYATNETPERMPLPIMLAHKLARRLAAVRKDGSLLYLRPDGKTQVTVEYEGHRPIRVHTVLLAAQHAPEALLDELRADLRTLVVEPVLDGWMDERTDVFVNTSGRFVVGGPASDTGMTGRKIIVDTYGGYGSHGGGAFSGKDPTKVDRSGAYMARYVAVNLVAAGLAAACEVQVAYAIGRAHPLALSVTAERPTVPAAALDRAVRQVFDFRPAAIIDALDLRRPIYEPLSCYGHFGRLDLSPTWEEPDRVEALRAAA
- a CDS encoding endonuclease Q family protein, giving the protein MRLVADLHLHSRHSRATSPDMVLPGLAHWAKRKGIDLLGTGDFTHPEWFRDLSRHLLPVGEGVYAYGGVRFMFTTEVAATWTHAGHMRRVHFLLLAPSADGAAHINQELERIGNLAADGRPMLGVSGEALAAAVLGACPTAALIPAHAWTPWYSIFGSQSGFDSLDDALGGAAEHVCAIETGLSSNPPMNWRVSALDHLALVSFSDAHSPSRLGREACVFDLPELSYPALVAALRTRDPQRFLSTLEFFPEEGKYHYDGHRTCGVVLSPTETASHRGLCPVCGRPVTVGVMHRVEDLADRPWGYRPPDAIPYRSLVPLAEVLGQALGQGADTKGVTAAYDVLVDRFQSELAILLDLPLAELGRGAPPRVVEAIAKVRAGDLEIRPGYDGQYGEIRIPLQEGPHELPLFS